Below is a window of Rhodamnia argentea isolate NSW1041297 chromosome 11, ASM2092103v1, whole genome shotgun sequence DNA.
CATGGTTTTAGGGTAGAATTTAGAACTTAAAATCAATCCAGTTCTAGTTTTCGTGGTACATAGGGCAGActctaaatttcaaaaattgaaaaacctgTTACGACGagtggaacttgaaacctgtaagaaatttttgtgtttttcttggtatacgTCTTCGTGCGATCTTGCGGTATTCCATAGTATCCGATGATGATAGTTTAATCTGTAATCGCTagtccgagcttccattttcaGCAATACTTATGACTGAGAATATTACTCCATTAGcgtttcatatatatatatatatatatatatttatgtatctAAATGAGCTGTGATTAACGAATTCTAGCAATAAATGGTAGTTATTTAAATATGATAATTCACTGAAATCATTTCAATGATGTATACATGTCGAACCCGTATAGATACTAGAATCTATGAcaaggtaggtttcgggtttcaaagtATGCATAGTAGATTTCGGgttctaaaaaatgaataacatGTTCCTACATGTAAGTTCTAGGTTCCATGTGGAACCTATACAAAATCTCGAACCGCTCACCTGTaaaaaatacatgaaaatgTATGTTAATTGTAAATTACGAGTAAGATTAGACATGCACATACCTTAGAATTTAATGAATGAAAACAccctaaaaggaaaaggaaattatGGGTTGGGAAGGGGGGGGCCAGGCCATCAGACAATTTCCACACCAACTGCCAAACAAGTCGCAACTtgctttatttccttttttatttttctcctttatttggccccccctctttttttcttgctgGGGACAAACGAAAATATCTAAATTCCGATATAGCTGTTTCTACAAACCTGTGGGCCATGCAAGTCTCTTTGTCCCTCTTCCACTTCTCGCTTATATACGAaccttcctcctcctttctcctCCCACCTCCGCCACCAACTTTGTCTCTCCAAAACCACCCTGAAACCATCaccaccccccctctctctctctctatctctcatcTGAACATGGCGAAAACGGGAAAGCTCACGAAGCTCAAGTCAGCTATCAAAAGATTCCCCTCCTTCTCCAAGCTCTCTCGCAGCAACTCCACCGCCGCTGCCGAAGCGACTGAAGATGATCCCAGgagcgccgccgccgccggcagAGCAGGCCGTAATGTGAGGGCGGTGTACGTGGGGAAGTCCCGGCGCCGGTACGACGTGAGCGCCGACGTGTTTGAGCACCCGCTGTTCCAGGAGCTGGTCGAcaagtcgtcgtcgtcgtcctcctccCCGCCGTCGAGCGCAGCAGTGGTGTCGTGCGAGGTGGTGCTGTTCGAGCACTTGCTGTGGATGCTGGAGAACACCGCCGGCGGCGGGGACGCGCAGCTGGGGGCCATGGACGAGCTGGTCGAGTTCTACACTACTTGTTGAAATCGAGGGCTTGTGGGTCGCTTCGCATTCTTTTGATCTCATTGTGAGTTTtaatgacgatgacgatgatgatgttgatgatgaggaCGACGATTAGGAACAAGTGTAAAGAGTTTAGAGAGCTagatttaaataaaaagaaaattaaggtgATGATGAGTGTCTGTTATATTAGAGCCGTTACCCTGATAGTTTGACCGTATGGTCGGTTATTTTTTTACTACGTAATCTTTCAATCAATtaatgttttatgcaaaataataATGATATGTGAGTCTACATTTGAGATTGTATTGTCCCTTACTGACGGTCATGGACGCATTTCCCTAAAAAGTTAGGGCTGTTCTCGTTAAATGTTCATAGCTTCATTGAAGAATAAATAATCGGCATGTCCTTATGACATGCACATTAATTCTTCTCTTGCTAACCACATAATCAATGCGCATGCATCTTGCTAATTGGCCAATACTCTTCCTAAAGAGCGCAATTTTGCATCCAATTAAAAGAAGATTGGGGGAGAAGTTTACTCATAACATATGTGCATCTAGGAATAATTACGCCAAGTGCTTTGATAGTTTTGACCCTTTTTCGCGATTTCGGTATATTATGGAGAAGATTTCTATTTTGTCCGTCGTTGTAAAATCAACAGaatcgagatttttttttttaacagaatAGGATTCAAACGACAGGATAATTGTGTCAAATGAGACTGTGCATTGGATAAATATGCTCATGTCtacgttttgttttgtttttttcccgtTTTATTTTTGGCTCCCCCGGGTACGAGAGTACTTCCTTTCTGTTCCTAAATTATGACGTACCCTTCGCGTAGATTGTCGTAATATTCCTATGGACAACATATAGCTAGGTTCAGTACTTGGCTCGACAAGTCCAAAAAGGGGAATTTGAAAATCACCTAAGTCTTGTACCATTGTATGTGTACCTTTGATTGTAGTCATTTGTTTCGGACATCACGATTGCGATTGATCGGTTCCAATTATATATGATAGTCTGCATCAGCTGAACAAAGTCAAATCAGAAtccaaccaacaaaaaaataaaataaaataaaataaaatgaacagaGTCAAATTAGAAGAAAAGTTGTTGCTTGTCAcaggaaaaaatgaagaactgtctagaaaatcctaaatctattgcactttaaCTAATTCAGTACTTagccttttaattttataaattgagtcttaaaccttttcatgttttgccaattgagtccattccgtcagttttaatcgaaaatcaccgacatggacgtTGACCGCTCTACGTGACACGACCACTATTGATATGAacaatttttcatatatatatattttatgctttttgattttatttttttcctttcaagccTGGTGAGGGTCACTGACCAACCATCACCGGACTTggtagaaacaaaaaaaggaaaataaagaaagaaaaataaaaacaaaaagaaaaaaatataaaatataaaatataaaaaaggaaaataaagaaaaacatgtCAGATTGGTCATCCTACATATCCACGTCAGttatttccaattaaaattggcGGAATAGACTTAATTTGTaatatgtgaaaatgtttagggttaaattgataaaattaaaaagtttaggactgaattagttaAAGCGTAATAGACTTTGCATTTTTTTGACACAATTTGTCACGGTTTGCGCACCAAATGCCGTAAAAACTTCCTGCCGTTTTCAGTCATTCTCAAAGGTAGTAAAAAACGAAACGTCGCGTTAATTACTGCAACCGCAATTCTCTTGTGTGATTCAAATCGAATAAAGTTAGTGGGATTAGATGACGGCAGGACCGTTTCTATGAGGAAGTTTGAGAAACTCAACTTTCATGAAAGCGGGTGTTAATTAActtaaacggacggtcaagggTCAACGATGATGTTTGTTGGGTCGTCCGCTGAGAGGAATAGAATGGTTTGAAGCGGCTAATGATTAGGTAGTTGTGCAGATTAAAAACAGATGTTTTTCTTGGTACGATTTGGATCTAATTGATTTGAATCGGCTTGCGCTTCAAGCCGAAGTCACTTGTAACTCAATCAAATCATCGATTGTTCTAAACCACATAAATGAGGAAGCGTCGCATGATTAAACCGAACTCTGCTAGCCACTATTGATTTTTTCATTCGAGTCACCGTGTTCTACCTGTTCGGGGCGAAATGTATTAAACTGGGTTGGTCTTGGTCCACGGTATAGATAAGAAAAACCCcagaataaaataatttaaagaacTTTGATTCATTGAGCAACGCGATGGGTGCATGAATTGTATGTGCCAAATTAGTAGGTGAGGTGACCGTCGGCATGTCTAGTGTCATCGGTTCTAAGCTTAGCTACCAACAAGTAGACCACTGCTTAGAGAACACGATCTTAGCAGATGGACTCAAACTCATTTCGGCTCGCGATAGAAAGAACGTCAAAATTTCGTGACGTAAGTATCGACAAtcatgaatatatatattttctgaGCACGTGAATTCGGAAAGATAATTTCGATCACGCATCGGAAAAGAAAGCTTTTGGGTCTTCAAGACAAATTATGCAATCCCTCCTCAATCTGCCGAGAATGTAGGGCTCATGAACCAGAGAGCATCGGCAACATTTGACAAAATTACAGATGGTGATTGATTTGAATCGGCTTGCGGCTTCAAGCCGGAGTCAAATCACTGTG
It encodes the following:
- the LOC115736486 gene encoding auxin-responsive protein SAUR78-like translates to MAKTGKLTKLKSAIKRFPSFSKLSRSNSTAAAEATEDDPRSAAAAGRAGRNVRAVYVGKSRRRYDVSADVFEHPLFQELVDKSSSSSSSPPSSAAVVSCEVVLFEHLLWMLENTAGGGDAQLGAMDELVEFYTTC